A stretch of DNA from Tubulanus polymorphus chromosome 6, tnTubPoly1.2, whole genome shotgun sequence:
GGTCGGATTTTGCGAGACCCACGAGTGGCTCGAGAGAGGTTGTTTTTGTTCTtagaatagggattgaccctgttatttatttcatagctagatttcgtttgatttgttttaatttgatgGGTGTCCCATACAAACGCACCACACCTGCACCGGGAGCAAAACGGTCAGCGGTCGACAGAATTTACAGCGTTTACAGAatgtttgtttaaatcgacacataattggaaatttcagttccggttcattcgatcaatcttccaaccaacctgaaccggcaagcgagtAAGAGGGGTTGTTCTTTTGTGCAATATAAGGCACAGGTTTCTCAAGACGTTTATCGTCAATTGTGTATGAACTTTTCGCTTCTAGAAACGATATTTATACGTCTTTATTTGATACTAACACGTAGCATCCACATGCGTTATGATATCTTCGTGTCGGCCCCCAGTAATACAAGAGAGTATGTTCCAACCTCCGAAACCTTCAAACATTTTATCTGTGGGTATGAAATATAATACTTATAGAGAATAAGCCACTTAGAAAATTACACCTCATATTCGAGACAAACGTGTGAAAAACTGCAGGGAAGGTGCGGCGAAACATTAGACTTAAAACATCAACTAACTATATTTTTGTAGCGGTAAATTTTACTGTCGAACTCGAGTATAATGATTCATCTATTGCTCACAAACTGGGAGATCAGTGACGTTTCGACTTGATTTCGAAGTTTTTGTTGAATCACAGACAGGCACTTGCCTATGGCTATTTATCTTTTTTGGTGATGCCGGTTTTAGAGGTGTGCAGGGTTTTGTTTCCTCCGGCCGAAGTTCACGCCAAAACAGACACTATTTCTTGTTGACGGAgtgaggcaatcaaaccctggcaagggAGGATAAGGTGTGTAACCCTAGACACTGACTGGAATGGATGATATCGTCGGGTTAATCAGTTTCTGGAGTCTGCGCCTCGCCGAGTTGACCGGATGCAATCGCGGGCTGGGCTAATAGTGGGCTAATAAcattaaattgaaattcatgtGCTAAGTAAGGAAATATCGTCGTACACGAAGTGTTGATGATCGCCTGTGAATGCCCTGAAGTTTGAAAACGTCGTCCTTAAAAAATACAAACTAACTCAGAAATACTCGTTATTTACAATAAATACAATGTACTTTATTAACAAATTTTCATATAAAagtcatacatatatattatacatGCATTTTAAACATTCTATCGGTATCAGAAGTTATTTCGGTGCTCACGGATTACGAAATTTGCAGCAATCATACACATCAAAAAGGCAGTCATTTagaatgaattattagaaaaacaaatgacaCATGAAATACTTTTGTTTGTTTCTaatgatatcaaaatcattatacAATATATAACACTCTTGTTCATTACGatgctttattatattaggATCTACGTGTGACGTCACAACACGTCACAGATAACATTATGCAATGTAGTTATATGCAATGCTCCATAGTTAGGTTGCACGACGTCACACGCGTCACAAAGCTGTTAACCACAGTGAGTAATGAATAATAGACGCCAATATGACGCGTACACGGTACATGAATACGTCGCTGGATAACTGGCTTACaacgccatcaggttcgaatcccgtgcAATCTTCGATTTGAGGACAATACTTATTCACAAAAATATACACGGATTAACTATTCAGTTTTCTGTCATGATATTGTGATTTATCGAAGTTTAATGTAAACTGAAACAAAAGGTCTTCAAAAAcaacaaatcaaaatattttgctcTGCAGATGCCGAAGTCAATAATCATGATTGAGGTGCAAAAATAgtcttaaatcataagatCTTGTTGTGTTTAGAATCAAGACTTGATTTCAGAATAAATCGAAGCCTTGACTGCACCCTACGGTTAAATCAATAGAATTCTAAAACTACGAGTTTAAAAACGAACCaaaaaatgattcaactgATTCAACTAAGTTGATTTTACATGCTAAGTGTGTGACCTGATCGAATATTAACTTTACTTGTGATGTTTATTGCAAAAGAACCCGATAATATAGCAATATTATTATAGAATGCTAtactatagccgcgatcacaagCGGGTGATTTGGTGCGAGTGAAACTGGTCCGGACCAGGTCAAATACAGCCCCTATTAATTGAGaaagcgcgttcacacgtaaatcaCGCCgagtcacttccagaaccatCGTTGAACTGTGCTCAAATTCGACATTTTTTGTCATGCCAAATTAGAACAGGCCTGGGCCAACCGCTCACAAGTACCGAACGGCACCTTGCCTGTCTAATGATATGGCCCGAAATCGGCCTGGCTCAACAATGCTCGCATGATCGTGGCTTATATGATAGTAATAAACGCACACAACAGTACCGGTAAGTCAAGTAAGATAATTTACTAATAAACTCCTCAATTCTCAGCAGcaaaacaattgattattacaagcCTTTCAACACTCTGACTAATTAAGTATCTATCAACTTACTTATAAATGTACAGCGAATgcccctccctcctccccaTCCCCCAGTGAGTCCTCCCCTCCCAGTTCTGAGTAATAGTTTATTTGTTCATTCAAACGTTTAACTCAACAGTCTGTCTTTGGACTGTTTAACTTGTTCCTGATGACCATGGCCCTGtttaaaataaataacacCACCCCTGATATCGCATTTCCACAGGTTTCGTACAATTTGCAGTTACTTGATTTTCGATACCTTTTCCAGGATAAAACATCCGAATTTCGATAGCACTACTTAAGGCAGAATTGAAACTTTATAAAACCAAATACCCGACCTATGGTACTACTAAACTTTCGGATTTGAATCTGCGTTTGGATTCCCTGCCGAAGGAGGATGAACTAAgccagggtccctacagatcagccATTCCTGGATTTAAGGGGTTTTCGagaagaaaatttcaaattataagGAAGCATCATTCATGAAATCTTCTTCTATATGATGATCATCTACATAATTAATTCGGCAGTCTATATCATTAAGACTGCTAAACTTGGTTTCTGCCGTAATTCAGTAACTGCCGAATTGGGTAAAAATATCCAGGTCCCATATTCCATTTTGAAGGCGGTTTTAAGGAATCATGTCGAAGGGACCCTGATATCCTGGATTCTAGTACGAAGCCCGTGTTTTCCATTATCGATGTTGCTTTCGAAAGCAATTCGTCGAATTCGGTCGAAGCGAAAAAACAAAGCTTTACAAATAGAGAAAGTCTTTAGCTCGTTGAAATATCACAGGATTAATATCGACTGGCGCCCCCTATGATTAATGACGTCATAGCACTTGGTCAGTTTCCCGCGGGTCGTGAAACTGTTGATTACCGCTGTAGTTGGAGTAATTATCATCATCCGACCGGACATCTTTAAACATCGCGGCCGGAGTCGGAGACTGGTTATTTACGTCCCAATATAGTTCCTTTCGGTAATTAGCGTTATCGTATACGTCCCCATTCGCAAGCGGACGATTGTCTAATTGTTCGTTGGTGTTGTATTcattctgctgctgctgctgctgctgctgctcatTGTGATTAGTGTTCAATGAATCAGCGTATGATCGTAGGTGACTGAGGAATTCAAACAGCACGCCGGATAAAGCCTGGTCGATTACAACTTGCGGTATCCAACCCTGAAATCACGAGAAACGAATGATAAATAATTTCCAAATAAGTTATTAATGATGGTAATCGAAGCCGGGATTCAGTTCCACGATTCTGAGTTCAATTTGAGTtaagatattgaaaatgagctCGGACTCGGATTGTGGACCTGTATCCGGGATGTTAAGGATTTCAATCGACTTCGACAGTTTTGAGTCATCCTTGAGTCTTCAAaaacgaactgattttaactctaaTCTAAATGAAGAACCATTATACCACGAGATGCTGACCATTCTAGCAAAATTCTGTATGGTATTTCAATAATCAACTCACAACCTTACaaagttagttttaaattcCGTAACCAATTCGCATTTTCAATGGCTGGTTTTAGTCATGCTGTCATtacacaccagatggcgttgAGGTAATTTCAAGTCATGccatcattttaatttttacgGTACATACCTTCAAATCTGAACAGAGAATAAACACAAAATTCGTCCTATTCGGATCTTCAGGGTCCGGTACAAACAGGAATCCACCAGGATGGTTTTCACCGCTGAAAAAAGTAGAAAAGATGTTAAATGTAGAGAAATGTGAAACATCGCGATGATGTTTGTATCGGTTGGTGGACATACCGGACATATTGTTTTACTGGAGGTTTATCTTCGAATTCACATGATCTACTGGCTATGAAATAAACACCATCTCGAATACTCCAACGCCTGACTTGAACAAAATCCCTGCAAATAAAATCCATCATCATATACGCGATCGGCGATAGGGGATGAGAGTGGATTAGtcagatttgaaaaatctatttgTCCTAATATCTCAAGTTTCTGGACCTAGTTCCGCAATTCTCGGTTCAGATTGAAACAgatcctggacccagtttaaGTCCAAAAAGGGCCATAAACATTAAAATTGGGTTTTAGTTGTAAGATTACCCATCCAACTAAGATCGTCTTAGAACTGatctttagttgttagattggataTAGAACCAAATTGGTcctaagtctaagccatgactgacTAACTAGTCCCTggtatttatatctattgaGTTTAGGTTAGGCTGAGTAACTACTGTACCTGGCTGTAACGAGGCCACCAGCAGCCTCAGCAGCAACGCTGTAAACTATATCCGTCTGTTTATCAAGCGTCtgtaaaatctataataataataaatatacatgtacatcaatAGTGTAGGTCATcaataatatacatgtacatcaatAGTGTACATCAATATTATAGATGGAAGAGTGAGGAAGATGAATGAGGATAGAGGGGGATTGGGGAGtagaggggggagggggaaaTGATTACCTCAGCATTGATAACAGTAGGATTCCAAGTAGGAGTATTGTGTACGTCATAGAATAAATCTTCCATTATCTTCTGTGGAGCTATATCGACTATACccttaaaaacaaacatttaaaacACCATGTAATGTAAGTCATCATAAGACGTTAACATCAGATCACCTACACACTGCAAATTCTCAAactatgtaatatttttcatggCTCCACCCCCACGAGTATCATAGGctatatacatatttcatttatatacaaATCCTAGACGTAGCACATGTTCTGAAATACATACATGTTCAGAAATACATCTCAGTTCTGAGAAAGCTGTCACTGTTAGATCGATATAAAACATCGATTAACAACCagcaaataattacagatgctGCTTCATACAGCTCTCATCATAATTCATCAATATTCTCATtcaatatatgaatacattgtCTACATACAAACATACATATAACACATCATCGTCATTAGATAGTTATCTATATTTATGACTGAACgcaaaaaattcataaagactactTAATGAACTTAAACTGCGAGGTGTACTCGCTGAGTGGTCTCAACAATCGGGGTACACGGGTTTGAACCGGGTAGCtgcagagtttcttggtcaaAGTTTCTTCTCTAGGCTCTGTCTCTTTTTAATCAGGATAGACAAGCCTAAAACCTGCCAATATTTTCCTGAGTGGCGCTCAGTGGATCGCGAGGGAAACCAAACTTTGAACCTGCTAATAATGCGTTATTTTTTCTGATTACCTCTAGACGGAATATTTTTCCTATTTTCGGCACGGCTTTACTGTGAACTGTGGCATTGTTTTTACTGGCTTCCAATTTCCATCCATCAACGACTGTATATAATTCCCACATAGAATCGACTGTCTTTTCAGCCATCTCCGAAAAATCCTGCTCCTAAAATAAGAGAAAAGTGAATATAGCGGTTGGATCTACACCGGATTACTGATTCCAAGGGCAGTATCTGAAACTATGAAAAAATTATGTTATGTCATAGGTGGATTTATTGAGGGGGCCATCTTTTTCTTGAGTTCTATATTTAGCGATTTCTAAACGAGTTGAAAGTGAGGTCAATTTTGATTTGCTGATAAAATTTCCACCCAACAGTGATAAACGAAATGTGTAAAATTAAACAATGACTTGGAAAAGTCATGAACTGACGACTAATTCATTCTGCCATAGATCAATTGTGTCGGGTTAAATGGGTTAAATATACTCGAATGTAATGCATCTACACCCTTTATTCTTTTCCTACTGAAAAGCGCTGAACAATGACGAACTCAGAGACAAATAGTCGTGAATTCACAAGCAAATAATagttaaatctttaaaaagtagaaatcCTTTTAAAAATACTTCACAATAGTAATTAATTCACcatcatcattaatatttACACGGTATTATTCCTAGCCACCAGAGAGGACACGGAGAACAAGATTAGAACCCACTGtaaacatattcaaattagTAAAACAAAAGATTTAGACATCGAGAATCAAATGGTATGACGTTTAAGGTATTGAAATTAAAAGGTTTGATGTTTCGGACTCTAAGAGACGATCATCAGGTTTGGAGAAATAGCTTAAACAATGTGAAAACAATCCATTGCGAGTACATTGGTAATTGCAGGTTTATGAGGCGCATGAAGTTATATCATTATACCCGGTAgctgaaatttagaaattctaaaagataCTTTATCTAAAATCATAACCTTCAAAAGTGAACAAAAACAATGCTCTCCTTAACAATTGCTatttaacaattcattttttcaaaatttaatgaTTTTTCGAATTAAAATTTCGTAATCGAAACTTGAGGTTGAATCAATACGTCTTTACATGGAAATCATTCAAACACATTTTCTACAATAAATAtcgaaatataatcaaatatcgtAATCATATAAAATTCGAAACTTAcaaaattttctaagtcgtatATATTCCCCATCGTGGTGTTGTTTATTTACGATCATCACCCTCTGAACGATTAAGTTCCTTTTTAAAAATGGACTGCTCCAAATCAGACCACCATATAGTCAACGGTGTAATAGGTAAATATTTTCGCTAATTTCGCTGATTTCGTTTCGCATTAAACTCAACATTCACATTTTATTGATATCCTAATAATCTAATGATGCACAGGTGATGCAGCGCAGCTGAAGTCTGTTTCACAAACCAGTAGAACGTTGTTAATCGATTGATAAATCGATTTTCGCGTTACATAAATATCTGTCTCCGTGAACGCGCACTAGTATAGCATGATCACATTAACAAAGCAGATGTCACGCACTAGATCGTGATTGGTTGTTTGAATTTACTATAGAGAAACTACAGGTGATCAATGTTTTCCCagggaaataaaaaaaaacaaagcaGGAATAAATAATTCCAGCAGTGGTGCCACTTATATCGCCAGTTGAAAATTCCTCGGGTTTTTCTAGATTTcctgattccctgagttttcaaGGTCAGTGGCCACTCTTACAAATGAATCAGAAAAACTATTTCTGCACTTAagttataatacaaaaataaaaggtgtttatttcaataaatgtcataaaattcatttaaGCTAAGGACCCattttccaaagttttgaGTCCATcagaaatcaattaattttagTAAAATAGCCCATACATTCGGACACGGAAAATAAATGATAAGATCGAAATCAACaagaatttaaaagatttaaagaaacattgattaatcatgatttaaaagatATTTCAGGCTCTGTCTAGAGACCATTGCTAGGTGTGATTATTCAGACTCATCAAACTGCAGTCAAATCAGTGAACAGCGTTTAGTAGGTCGTAGTGAAAAATTCCACGAATATCATCCAACAAATAGTAAAGTTTTCTAGAAATCGAAACAAAGACATTATTCTTAAACGAATTTCGAAAGTActgaataatttcaaaattcttacctcgacattttgaatatctatttTGCCCGCGTTGTTATTCACTTTGAAAAACGgcaaatgaaatgtttttgataCGAATCCAATCATTTGAGTTTATATTGTATCACAGCGCGACAGACAGATACACCATCCGAAATCCTACACACATAACCATCGATGAAACAATgtgtaatgatgataatatagaaaaaaattcccACATTCAGAAAGAAAATGAGTCCTTTTTAGTTAATATTTCAACTATCTTCAAATAGTCATCTACAGGAATAATCATGTTACaacaaaatcatgaaataaccttattatttctttgtaaCATCGATATTCCTAAAGATGActgatatagtcgaaacgttgaaaaccttttcgaagtgtgggatttttcCTGTATTATCCTAGACAAGCGACTTCCTTACAAACTGAGAACTTCCATTGGCTGCAGTTTATACTAGACAAAACGATATTTTCTTAACATTATATTACTCCAGTCTCTATTGTTAAGTGCATTAGGTGacaattatttgaaatgtcgGCACTATTGACACAAACAAAAAAATCTCTCACTTGACGAGACAATCACTTGACTCTTTAGTCTATCTACTGCATGCAATACTAGGCACATTTCAAAGAATTGGTCCGGTCCTGTGTGGTTTAATTATTCCTTTCTTACAGACTTTCGTGTTGCGAAGGAATAAAATCTCTTTGCAAATGTTTCTATGCCATAAAAAATCCCCCGAAATAGCAATAAATGATTTAATCACCGAATTCAACTATTACTACAATAGACAAGGCTCCCCAAGTCGGATCCGATCAACTCGGATGTCTTACCCAATTACATATCATCCAACtgagatatcactctcaaatcAGACAGATTTTGCATGTTCACcgaagtctactgtatcatcctaCTCAATTATCAcgtcatatttcaaattttcaccatcaaaaaaatctaaaagtttATCAAGACCCTTTAAACTGCACAGCATACGATATAACCGTCTttttacaattcaattctaGAATAAACCCGGGACAGAAGATCAAAGAGGTCAAATGAAAGTGCTACTCAAATTCACCGAAGGACCCTATATTAGATGGATGTataatatacatatttcaatagaGTGAGAGTGACGTCAATAGCTCCTTCACCGATGCACAATCCATAGATCTAAAGGAAACAATTCTATAAAGAACTGTTATAGGTACGTTCTTCAACAAGTTGCACCCAGTTATTCCTACAAATCTGACATATCTAGGGCTTCTCAACTGACATCAACGCAATGCGGAAAAATAACGCCGTAGTTCagcgaaaatgaaatcagcaaccggaagaaaaaacaaaaaatcagTTTAATACACCGTACACAGGTAGTCAACATTTTAACTCAATTCCtcattgaatttatgttagaaaaaatgcattaaacttttatagtttttcttctgctgatttctgattttttcACTAACAGCTAAACACGACCTGTCTATGAAAAATCACCACTGTACCTGTTGTCCTAATGTTGTATTCACAGAAGCACGACTCGCTGGAGTGCTGTTACCCTTGGTCGAATGAGGCGAATGAAATTTATTGGTTTTTCTATGATGACCATCTCCGTCTATACTGGCCTCATCATCCGAACCTGAATTCATAGATAAAAATACAAATCTATGGTTGCAGTGCAGAGACAGAAATATGAGAAACTATTGACACGAGTAAAGTTGTAACTGATTTATCATTAACACATGTTGCAAATCTATCAAACATCTACGATATTAAAGAAGTGACGAAAATCTGTTAAACTGACATTTCAAGGACAATGCTTCTACACATCTTTAGAACTctatttgaaaaatagataatatctcctcctttttcaaataaatttctGGGGATGGCTGCATAGACGGGACTTAGGTCCgtaagtggtcttaaatcttaagttgttagtttGAATATgcaactaagttggtcttaaattggtctTCAAGTGTAAGctatgactatgcaactggcctcTAAAGATGCATTCTACCCGGAACGTCGATGTAACAGATCTTCAATATTACGAGTGTGTTTGATGTAACTGACCTCCTCGAGACATGATCGGTGAATAGTAATATTCAGCGGTATCGTATCGTAGATTCGGCGCTCCGTTTAATAACGGTTCGCGTTCGCTGTTTGAGATAGCAAGTACTGAAACAAACatacaacaaacatttcaatccTAGACGAGTTGGGAGGAGCTGCATCCGACTTGAGGAGCAACATCAGGAGCTGAGATAAGCTTTCTGAATGCAGGTATGTTATCAATCTGAAACCTGATACCACCCCAAACAATCAATATTGtagtgaagtgtggatgatcagtttatcaaagtgtgctgataaaatgtcacTAATGTCTGATGTTTTTAGTCCTGAACACATGAAGCCAGGCTGAGAGAGATGTGGAGTCCACACCAAAGGGGTACAGGATCCAGGAATGTCTGGTGTCAGTAGCTCAGATGAATTCCTGAACACATGAAGCCAGGCTGAGAGAGATGTAGAGTCGGCACTGAGATGGTACAGGATCCAGGATGAACGGTGCACGATCCAGACTGCAAATTGAAACCCGTCTTAGGCAATTGTTTACTTACAGCGGTCATGCGCCTTCTTCTCTTGACGGAGAACTTTAAAATCGAGGAACCAAGTCTCGGCCCAAGCCATAGTGAATGACACTATCAACACGACATAATCCATCGCATTACCCGTACTGCCTTTATTCTTACCCGGAAACTGAGCAACAAATAGAGAATATATACAAATTAGTTGATAAAATAGAGATCGGTTTCACTTTGCGGATTCAGTTCTATGGCATCGGTTAAAACAGAGTCCATACGGATCAATCATTCCCGGATATAAGGAattttgggcattttgctcaaatcaaaGGAGTGTCAACCATCTTTAAtgcattttcttttgaaaaggAGTCCTTACGGAATCAAGGAGTCTTAGGGACTCTGTAAGATCTGACtttaaacattggaaatgaactgattttcactttAAGAGTCTTTGTCcgtttctaatatttcaaccCTAGCATCAGACTTAAACCGATAACGCTTAATAACTAGGTGTGTACTTACATCGTATAGAAATACTTTAACTAGCAGAAACACGCAGGTAGCGAACGTagtcaactgaaaataaaaacaccaAATATGACAATATAAAACTGGAggtatataccggtatatatagaGTATATATGG
This window harbors:
- the LOC141907359 gene encoding stAR-related lipid transfer protein 3-like isoform X2; translated protein: MTQSMQPWPLSEGEMLTQRDARALQAGHLLYNSGSGSYSATTHSSVSLDDVTTRDGKISAVRRTFCLIALFDLILSFILWIIYTQLNGLGSVWQALEAEVAKYDFHTSLFDTVMLALIRFVVIELAYALFRSTKPWMVALTTFATCVFLLVKVFLYDFPGKNKGSTGNAMDYVVLIVSFTMAWAETWFLDFKVLRQEKKAHDRLLAISNSEREPLLNGAPNLRYDTAEYYYSPIMSRGGSDDEASIDGDGHHRKTNKFHSPHSTKGNSTPASRASVNTTLGQQEQDFSEMAEKTVDSMWELYTVVDGWKLEASKNNATVHSKAVPKIGKIFRLEGIVDIAPQKIMEDLFYDVHNTPTWNPTVINAEILQTLDKQTDIVYSVAAEAAGGLVTARDFVQVRRWSIRDGVYFIASRSCEFEDKPPVKQYVRGENHPGGFLFVPDPEDPNRTNFVFILCSDLKGWIPQVVIDQALSGVLFEFLSHLRSYADSLNTNHNEQQQQQQQQNEYNTNEQLDNRPLANGDVYDNANYRKELYWDVNNQSPTPAAMFKDVRSDDDNYSNYSGNQQFHDPRETDQVL
- the LOC141907359 gene encoding stAR-related lipid transfer protein 3-like isoform X3 — protein: MCGTCFKCLCLSEGEMLTQRDARALQAGHLLYNSGSGSYSATTHSVSLDDVTTRDGKISAVRRTFCLIALFDLILSFILWIIYTQLNGLGSVWQALEAEVAKYDFHTSLFDTVMLALIRFVVIELAYALFRSTKPWMVALTTFATCVFLLVKVFLYDFPGKNKGSTGNAMDYVVLIVSFTMAWAETWFLDFKVLRQEKKAHDRLLAISNSEREPLLNGAPNLRYDTAEYYYSPIMSRGGSDDEASIDGDGHHRKTNKFHSPHSTKGNSTPASRASVNTTLGQQEQDFSEMAEKTVDSMWELYTVVDGWKLEASKNNATVHSKAVPKIGKIFRLEGIVDIAPQKIMEDLFYDVHNTPTWNPTVINAEILQTLDKQTDIVYSVAAEAAGGLVTARDFVQVRRWSIRDGVYFIASRSCEFEDKPPVKQYVRGENHPGGFLFVPDPEDPNRTNFVFILCSDLKGWIPQVVIDQALSGVLFEFLSHLRSYADSLNTNHNEQQQQQQQQNEYNTNEQLDNRPLANGDVYDNANYRKELYWDVNNQSPTPAAMFKDVRSDDDNYSNYSGNQQFHDPRETDQVL
- the LOC141907359 gene encoding stAR-related lipid transfer protein 3-like isoform X1 gives rise to the protein MCGTCFKCLCLSEGEMLTQRDARALQAGHLLYNSGSGSYSATTHSSVSLDDVTTRDGKISAVRRTFCLIALFDLILSFILWIIYTQLNGLGSVWQALEAEVAKYDFHTSLFDTVMLALIRFVVIELAYALFRSTKPWMVALTTFATCVFLLVKVFLYDFPGKNKGSTGNAMDYVVLIVSFTMAWAETWFLDFKVLRQEKKAHDRLLAISNSEREPLLNGAPNLRYDTAEYYYSPIMSRGGSDDEASIDGDGHHRKTNKFHSPHSTKGNSTPASRASVNTTLGQQEQDFSEMAEKTVDSMWELYTVVDGWKLEASKNNATVHSKAVPKIGKIFRLEGIVDIAPQKIMEDLFYDVHNTPTWNPTVINAEILQTLDKQTDIVYSVAAEAAGGLVTARDFVQVRRWSIRDGVYFIASRSCEFEDKPPVKQYVRGENHPGGFLFVPDPEDPNRTNFVFILCSDLKGWIPQVVIDQALSGVLFEFLSHLRSYADSLNTNHNEQQQQQQQQNEYNTNEQLDNRPLANGDVYDNANYRKELYWDVNNQSPTPAAMFKDVRSDDDNYSNYSGNQQFHDPRETDQVL
- the LOC141907359 gene encoding stAR-related lipid transfer protein 3-like isoform X4 translates to MSINRSEGEMLTQRDARALQAGHLLYNSGSGSYSATTHSSVSLDDVTTRDGKISAVRRTFCLIALFDLILSFILWIIYTQLNGLGSVWQALEAEVAKYDFHTSLFDTVMLALIRFVVIELAYALFRSTKPWMVALTTFATCVFLLVKVFLYDFPGKNKGSTGNAMDYVVLIVSFTMAWAETWFLDFKVLRQEKKAHDRLLAISNSEREPLLNGAPNLRYDTAEYYYSPIMSRGGSDDEASIDGDGHHRKTNKFHSPHSTKGNSTPASRASVNTTLGQQEQDFSEMAEKTVDSMWELYTVVDGWKLEASKNNATVHSKAVPKIGKIFRLEGIVDIAPQKIMEDLFYDVHNTPTWNPTVINAEILQTLDKQTDIVYSVAAEAAGGLVTARDFVQVRRWSIRDGVYFIASRSCEFEDKPPVKQYVRGENHPGGFLFVPDPEDPNRTNFVFILCSDLKGWIPQVVIDQALSGVLFEFLSHLRSYADSLNTNHNEQQQQQQQQNEYNTNEQLDNRPLANGDVYDNANYRKELYWDVNNQSPTPAAMFKDVRSDDDNYSNYSGNQQFHDPRETDQVL
- the LOC141907359 gene encoding stAR-related lipid transfer protein 3-like isoform X5 — its product is MSINRSEGEMLTQRDARALQAGHLLYNSGSGSYSATTHSVSLDDVTTRDGKISAVRRTFCLIALFDLILSFILWIIYTQLNGLGSVWQALEAEVAKYDFHTSLFDTVMLALIRFVVIELAYALFRSTKPWMVALTTFATCVFLLVKVFLYDFPGKNKGSTGNAMDYVVLIVSFTMAWAETWFLDFKVLRQEKKAHDRLLAISNSEREPLLNGAPNLRYDTAEYYYSPIMSRGGSDDEASIDGDGHHRKTNKFHSPHSTKGNSTPASRASVNTTLGQQEQDFSEMAEKTVDSMWELYTVVDGWKLEASKNNATVHSKAVPKIGKIFRLEGIVDIAPQKIMEDLFYDVHNTPTWNPTVINAEILQTLDKQTDIVYSVAAEAAGGLVTARDFVQVRRWSIRDGVYFIASRSCEFEDKPPVKQYVRGENHPGGFLFVPDPEDPNRTNFVFILCSDLKGWIPQVVIDQALSGVLFEFLSHLRSYADSLNTNHNEQQQQQQQQNEYNTNEQLDNRPLANGDVYDNANYRKELYWDVNNQSPTPAAMFKDVRSDDDNYSNYSGNQQFHDPRETDQVL